Proteins encoded in a region of the Oncorhynchus keta strain PuntledgeMale-10-30-2019 chromosome 3, Oket_V2, whole genome shotgun sequence genome:
- the pno1 gene encoding RNA-binding protein PNO1: MDTDNNPTTEVAATTTDSEDTTEAFVKVKSKKTSKRKREMDGVDMEAEDSVACKRPQFPPISGDKLKGGSDEMRKVAVPAHRYTPLKENWLKIFTPIVENLQLQVRFNLKTRNVEIKTCKDTQDIGSLTRAADFVRAFVLGFQVEDALALIRLDELFLETFDVTDVKPLKGDHLSRAIGRIAGKGGKTKFTIENVTKTRIVLADSKVHILGSFQNIKMARTAICNLILGSPPSKVYGNIRVVASRTAERF, from the exons ATGGACACTGATAATAATCCAACAACGGAGGTAGCTGCTACTACTACAGACAGTGAAGACACAACAGAAGCGTTCGTCAAGGTGAAATCAAAGAAGACATCGAAGCGAAAACGCGAGATGGATGGAGTCGATATGGAGGCTGAGGACTCCGTAGCATGCAAGCGGCCTCAGTTTCCACCCATTTCAGGCGACAAACTTAAG GGTGGTTCTGATGAGATGCGTAAGGTTGCTGTCCCGGCCCACAGGTATACCCCTCTGAAGGAGAACTGGCTGAAGATATTCACACCCATCGTCGAGAACCTACAGCTCCAAGTCAGATTCAACCTCAAAACCAGAAATGTGGAAATTAAA ACATGTAAAGACACGCAGGACATTGGCTCTCTCACGAGAGCTGCAGACTTCGTACGAGCCTTCGTTCTAGGATTCCAGGTTGAG gatgCCCTTGCTCTCATCAGATTGGATGAACTTTTCCTGGAAACCTTTGATGTCACAGACG TAAAACCACTGAAAGGAGACCATTTGTCCAGAGCTATTGGGAGGATAGCAGGGAAAGGAGGCAAAACAAAATTCACCATTGAAAATGTGACCAAGACCAGGATTGTTCTGGCAGACTC GAAAGTACACATATTAGGATCTTTCCAGAATATTAAGATGGCACGGACAGCGATATGCAATCTCATCTTAG GAAGTCCCCCTTCTAAGGTGTACGGTAACATCAGGGTCGTGGCCAGCAGGACAGCAGAGAGATTCTAA